CTACGCTGGCCATGGCGAACGTCTCGGCGCtgttgtcgaggtcgaacTGCGAGTACTCGGCACGATTCCGCGTTCCGTTCGTGCCGCCTATCGTCAACCGAGACACGGTTTTGCTTCCGTTGCCGCCCATTGTCTTGGTTCCCTTTCCGTACGTGCTCTCGCCTATGATCTTGGGCGCGACGTGTCTGAAGAACTTACGAAGGGTCGGGAGGGCGGCGCAGATGACGATTAGGTTTGCTTCGACAATGCTTATTTTCGAAATTGCCTGTCAGTGAAATGGAAACAAGTTTTTTGAAGGGACACACGACTCACATCCACAAACTGGCCCAGGAAATAACCCAACTCTGGTCCGTGCTAGTGAGCATGGCTGGAAGCAGAGACACGCGGATGATGGAAGTGACGACGGTCCTATGGACATCCAAGGTCAGCTCAGTGCTGACTGAAAAATCTCGATGCGGTTACTCACAGTGATCCAACTGCAAAGATGAAGAATAGGCCAACTTTTTGTCGGCGCGGAATCTGCAACTTTACCACAATCGGGATCGGAAGCGCAAACAGTATCAGGTCTgagatgatgttggcggcggcggtggcgatgTAGAGCGACGGTCGGTTGATGCAGGTTCCCTCCGTGATTGTGATATCCCAACTCATCGCGATGGGATCGCATGCGAATACGAGAGCGAAGAATATGCCGACGCTGTACGCAGCAATGATGGCGAGCGAAGCCCACACTGCCTGTTTGAACCACCGTTGAGGTGACAGACGGAAGTAGAATATGAGAAGTGAGACTTTGGCGAAACTCCCGCACAGAGTGTagatggcggcggcaaggtaGACATCCTAAAGTGAATACCTTCGGTAAGAATTGTGTTGGTCTTCAACAGGGTGTTGTTCGAGACTTACCATCATGAAGATGTTGAACTTTTCAACCGGGATCTCCCAGCCATGGGCACCGCCAGATCCCGTCGCAAACATATCTACCAAAGCATGACTGTGAGAATATGGACATTCCATATCGATGGTATGACTTACGAACACATAGTGCAATTGTAGCAATCGATGTAAGCTATTTTGAAGTCGGAGATATTAGCCTCTATGCGGCCACGGCGTGTTGCATGCAGCATGCAGCCGACACTCAAGTCTCGCTCCAACAACCAAGTTCTCGGGACCTACCCAGGCTAAGAGAAGACAAACTGCCAAATTTACGCGTCAGCATGCACTGCGGTGTGCCAGAATCGGCTGCCAAGAACCAACAAACGACATCAAGCCGCGCGGAGTGGCCACGTGCTGGGCTGGGAGGTGTACTCACCATCGTCCCACTGCAACCgaccgacgaggaaggcCTTTGTGTACAGACGCTGCGCCATGAGCAAGAGACTGAGAAACGTTCCAAACCCGGCGACGTAGTAGACTTCGGGCACAGCCTGTCGCTGTGGGTTATCGAAATCAACGACATAGCCATCGGGGGGCTGAAGAACAGTGATGACGCCGTTCACGACAGGCATCGTCAAGAAGACCACGGTTCCAGACTCCCGAGATCTTTGCTGTTTGCTGATTTTGCCACTGATTTCAGCAGGGCTGGACAGGCTGATTCAATTCTAGTTGTCTAGGAATGGATGGAAGAAAACATGCTTGGGACGGCCAGAACCCGCGTGACGATGGGGTGGCTGGACATCTCCCCCGCTATGTATAAACAATGGAAATGACAAGCGCAATGCTCTCATGATACAATCTTCTTGATTAGTTCACACTTGATCATGGCACATCCCATCATAAGCCCGCCAAGGGTACACCTAGGTCGGATAGCACTGTGATGATTTAACCACAAGGCCACCGGAGATCAAGTCCACTTCGCCCCCCCGAGAGTAGTGGTTCATGCGAAAAAAGGCCCTGCTTCTATCATCTGCTGGAAtgtactttttttttttcatcTGCCCCCCATGCCTTTAATTACGTGTACCATGACGAATGACTGGATGAGACGCTTGCGCATATATCTGTTGGAGCCGGGGGGGTTTGAAGTTGGGACCAGAGTCTTCATCGGGTCCCATTGTCCTCGGCGACAGGGGGAACGAGGAATTCATGCAGCTTAACGGCAAAGCCGAGAACCAGGTGTTCCGGGTTCTCAACATGCTTGGCCAGGTCGACCTTAGACTTGCAGCTGCATGCTCCAACAGAGATCCAGATAGAAACACGAGACAGCTTCAACAAGTTGACAGCCATGGGCAAGGTCACATGTAACAATGGGCAAGGGACAAATGGAAGTCGAGACAAAGCCGAGTCCCATAATTGCCCCTCAAAAGCTCGTCTTTATCGAACCACTCGATTACCGGCTCCAACAACAGTCTACCTCGCTCCATACTCTAGCGGGTTAAACAGAGAACCACGGCCGAGCTGCCCGGGGTACACGGTACTCATCTTTATGGGGCCTACCCCGGATGACAGGGTCTAAACCGTTCTATTCGGCTTGATCCCCGAGATCGGCCCTGTCCGCCGGTTAGTGGGTGGCTAAGGCGACCCCCCATGTTCCTCACCGGGATGAAGCGATGATGAGGGAACGTCGCATCGGGCGTGATGCATGCTTCGTACATCATCTCGGCTAGCGACGAATATTCATGGATCAGGGTCTTCGGGAACCGACGTGGGCAGCCCGCCCACCTTCGGCGCAAGGGCATCTGCTTCCCCGTCAACCGGGTCTGGAACTCTGCGCAGCTTGATGGAACCACGGACGGAGCCTGGAAGCCCACACCATCGTGTGTTGCCCTCCTTCCAACACCGtctctctcctccgccgTGGTTCCGTGATAATATGCGCGCTTTACGGCCTCCTTGAGCCCTGATAAGcaagggaggaggggggtgagACCAATGCCAAGTTGTTGGAGCCAGGGTCGATACAGTCTAATGCACTTTTCACTTTTCGCTGCTTCATGACCAACCAACAGATCGATACACAGCAAGAGTAAGCAAACCAGCATGGGCACCCTTTCCCCAACGATGCATACCAGGCATGAATCCACTTGGCCTGAGCAATTTTTCAGGCCTGCCTATGTATGGGCCAAGCCACCGATGTGAAGCTCTTACTTATCCACTACAGCGGAAGTACTCTGCCGGAGGAAGGTCTCCAAGCCAAGACAAGATGATATAAGGACAAGGTTGTGTCACCAAGCCAACAGTCAACAGTTCACATTCCTTGGTTTATCCCACTCTACGCGGTCTCTTCCTTCACGCCGGATCCTTGGCCTGCGTTGCACTGTTGTGTCGTTCTCGGATCCTTGCTTTGACTAgcgatctctctctctcctctcgaGTCCTCGATACTCATCAAAGCCAGTTATGAAGTCCATCTGCGCCGTAGCTGCATTTGCAGCGGTGGTCTCGGGAGAATGCTACTCACATTCAACCACCTGCGTGAGTTTTCACCCGGAGGCCACGTCTCACCAACCTAGCAACACTAACTGGATGGTCCATGTGTAGTGCTTGAATCTGAGCAAGACGGATGGGTTGGCTGGCAAGGTCTACTTCCCCAATTCGACCGACTACACGGAGCGCATGGGCTCGTACTGGTCCATCAGCGCGGCCCTGAACCCGTGGTGTGTTGCGCAGCCGTCGACTGCCGAGGACGTCTCCGCCATCATCAAGACTCTCGTCGCCTCCAACTGCACCTTTGGCGTGCGTGGCGGTGGCCATGGCTCCTTTGCCGGGTCTAACAgtgtcgaggacggcgtcacCATCGACTTCGGCAACATGAACGGCACGACCTACAACACGGAGACCAAGCTCGCCTCGATCCAGCCCGGCGGTCACTGGCAGACCGTGTACGACACCCTCGCCCCCCACGGCGTTGTCGTCACTGGTGGTCGCGCCGGTACtgtcggcaccggcggcttcatcaccggcggcggcaactcCTTCCACTCGGCCTCCCACGGCTTCGCGTGCGATACTGTCGCCAATTTCGAGgttgtcctcgccgacgggtccatcgtcaacgccaacgccacctCGAACCCGGACCTGTGGCAGGGTCTGAAGGGCAGCGGCGccaacctcggcctcgtcaccCGCTTCGACATGTACGCCATCGAGTTCCCCGACCCGTCC
This sequence is a window from Colletotrichum higginsianum IMI 349063 chromosome 8, whole genome shotgun sequence. Protein-coding genes within it:
- a CDS encoding Integral membrane protein translates to MPVVNGVITVLQPPDGYVVDFDNPQRQAVPEVYYVAGFGTFLSLLLMAQRLYTKAFLVGRLQWDDDMFATGSGGAHGWEIPVEKFNIFMMDVYLAAAIYTLCGSFAKVSLLIFYFRLSPQRWFKQAVWASLAIIAAYSVGIFFALVFACDPIAMSWDITITEGTCINRPSLYIATAAANIISDLILFALPIPIVVKLQIPRRQKVGLFFIFAVGSLTVVTSIIRVSLLPAMLTSTDQSWVISWASLWIIVEANLIVICAALPTLRKFFRHVAPKIIGESTYGKGTKTMGGNGSKTVSRLTIGGTNGTRNRAEYSQFDLDNSAETFAMASVAPPSKQDAVSTGVCEVDTTWDDDSSEKTIIRGKNIVQTKTVTVEYTAKK